DNA from Prosthecobacter fusiformis:
GGCGATATCGCGCAAATGCCAGCGCAGTTCGCGGTCGGTCATCAGGGAGAGCACGGCCGGATGGGTGTGGAAGGCCTTAATCGTGGTCCCGGCTCCATCCACCAGCCTGACCGTTGTCCGTGTGCCTCCACCCTCAATGCCGAGCAGCACAGGTGATGTCACGGAAGGAGCGGGAGTCATGGCTGCGATTTTAGACGAGGTTTGGAGATTGCCAAATCCATCTCCACTTTACACGTGCAAGAGCCATTCATATCGGGACACTGCCGCGTATCCTTTTGTCCCGAATGTCTTTCTTTCCTACCAGTCTCCGTTTCACCCTCCTCCTGGCGCTGCTGGCTACGACTGTCCGGGCCGGTGTGGTGCCAGGACTGATCCTGCCTTTGAATGAAGTGAAAATAGGCACGCCGGTGGAGGGGCTGGTCCGTGAGATGCTGGTGGATGAAGGCGATACGGTGGAGGCCGGCCAGCCTTTGGTGCATCTGGCGGATGATCTGGAAAAGCTGGATGTAGAGCGTGCGGAAAAGATGCTGGAGAAGGCCAAGTTCGACCACGATGCCGCGCAGAAGCTGCTCAAAGAAAATATCGGCACCCGCGAGGAAGCGCTGCGCAAGAGCATCGAGCATGATCTGGCGCGCATCCAGCGGGATGCAGCCATCGTGCGGGTGAAGCAGAAAACGCTGACAGCCCCCATGCAGGGCGTGGTGGTGAGCCGTGGCAAAGAGCCGGGCGAGGCCGTGCAGCTTCATGAGGTGCTGTTGCAAATCGTCCACATCCGCCAGGTGGAGGCGCAGTTTTATCTGGAGCCCGCCCAGGCCCTGACTTTGAAGATGGGGGATCAAAAGAAACTGCGCGTGCCCTCCTTGCCGGAGCCCCGGGAGATCACCGGCGAGGTCGTCTTTCTGGACCCGCGGCTGGATGCGGAAAGCGGCCTGTCCCGTGTCAAATTCCGCGTGGACAATGCCAGCCTGCGGCTGAAGGCCGGCATGCGGGTGGAGGCGGATTTCGCCCAACCTTAAGTGTGACATGACAGCGGCACTGTCCATCACTGAGGTCACGGAGGAGGCCGCTTCGTCCACGGATGACATCGTCCCTTCCGCCCTGCGGTCGGACCTGGCCATCAGCCACCAGCTCTTTGAGGGCCGTGCCTTTGCCATCATCAAAGACCCGCTGTCGTTGAAATACTTTCGGTTACCGGCGGAGGATTATGCGCTGGCGGGACTGTTTGACGGCAGGCGCTCTGTCCGGGAAATCCGCGAGGCCTTTTCCCGCAGCCATCCCCACACCGGTCTTGCGCAAAATGAGGCCGCGCTGACGCAGCGCATCGTCGCCTTTGCCACGGAACTGCTCACTGCTGGATTCCTGGAGGCTACTGCGGCAGGTGCCCGCCGCCAGCTTGAGCTGCAACGCCTGCGGTACAAGCCGGCCACACCGTGGGGCCTGTTCATGAAGGCGCTATTTTTGAAGCTCCCCTTGTGGGATCCGGATGCGCTTCTCATCCGCATGGAGCGGCACATGCGCTGGATCTGGAGCTGGGGCGGCTTTGCTCTCAGCATGATCATCCTGCTGGCGGGCATTGCCGTCTTTGCGCTGAATTTCCCCCGCATCTCTCCGTCACTGAATGACTTTCTGACGCTGCCGAATCTTGCGCTCGTCTGGGTGCTGACCATCCTGGTGAAGATCATTCACGAATTCGGCCACGGCCTGACCTGCAAGCACTACGGCGGGGAGGTTCATGAAATGGGAGCCATGCTCCTGGTCTTCAGCCCCTTCTTGTATGTGGACGTGACAGACAGCTACCTTTTCCCGAAGCGGCGGCATCGCATTCTCGTCGCTGCAGCGGGCATTTACATTGAGCTCATCATCGCGGCCATTGCCACCCTGCTGTGGTCGGTTTCCCAGCCCGGCCCCACGCAGCAACTTCTTTTTAATCTGATGCTCATCACCAGCGTCTGGACCATCCTGTTCAATGCCAATCCGCTGATGAAATTCGATGGCTACTACATGCTCACCGACATCCTGGGTGTGCCGAATCTGCGGGCGAAGGCGCAGATGTGCGTGAGTGATCTTTGCCGCCGTCTGTTCTTCGGTGGTGTCACGCCTCCGGCAGTGGAAAGACTGCTTCCCAGGAAAAATCGCGGCTGGTTCGTCTTGTATAGCATCGCAGCCCAGCTCTACCTGCTGGAGATCACCCTCGGCATCGCGATGATCTTCCATTACCTGCTGGAGCCTTATGGCTTGAGCTGGCTGGGAGATGCCATCGGGGCTGGGGCAGTGGTGTCCATGTTGATCGTTCCGGTGAGCCGTTTTTTCAGCCAGCAATTCTCTCAGTCCGCCGCCACCCCAGGTGCCTGGCGGCGGCCGCTGCGTGCCTTTGGCCTGCTGACGGTGGTGGTGGCCGGGCTGATGTTCTGCCCCTGGCAGATCAAGGTGGAGCGCCCCGCCGTGCTGCGTCCCCTTCAGGCGGACTGGGTGCGTGCGGAGGTGCCAGGAAGGCTGGCGGAGATCAACGTGGTGGCCGGTCAGACGGTCCAGGCCGGGGATGCGGTGGCGGTGCTGTCCAACCTTGGCCTAACCAGTGACGTGGAAAAAAACAGGTTTCTGGTAGAGCGTGCCCGCCGTCAGGTGGACCTGATGCTGGGGTCCGATGCGCCTGCCTACTACCAGCAGGCCAAAGCGATGCTGGCAGAGCAGGAAGTCGCCCTGGCTGAGGCGGAGCGGCTGGCCGCTCGGCTGACCCTGCGAGCAACGGAATCCGGCGTCGTTTTGACTCCAGATCTGGAGCGTCTTATGGCAGGCAGCCTGCGGCCTGGAGATGCCCTGTGTGAGATCGCTCCGCTGCAGCCGCTGCAACTTTACATCCCGCTGAATGAGCGCCAGGCCCGCCATATCCGCGCTGGTCAAAAGGTTGAACTTCGCGTCTCTGCCCGGTCCTCCCGCACCTATGAGGGGCAGGTCATGGAGGATCTAAAAACCGCACCCGCCACTGAGCTGCCATCCAACCTCATCGCCACTCTGGGCGGGGATATCGCGGCCGAGCCAGATGCGGATGGAAAGCTCAAGCCCCTGGAGGTGACCTATGGCATCCTGGTCTCCCTGCCCAATGAGGACATCAGTCTGCGCCCTGGCATGACCGGCACTGCTCGCATCCATGGCGATACCCTACCCCTGTGGAAGGTCCTATGGTTAAACGCCCTGGATTTTGTGAGCCTGGATTACCGTTTGTGAACGGGAGAGTCCGCCCACTTCCCATTTGACCGCACGGGTGCATGGGCGCACAGCATTGATCTCCATGAGCAGTCCTTCTGAGATTCTTTCCGCCCTGAACTGGCGTTATGCCTGCAAGGTCTTCGACCCTGCCCAAAAGATCCCTGCGGAAACGTGGGCGGCGCTGGAGGCATCTCTGGTGCTGACTCCTTCCAGTTTTGGCCTGCAACCGTGGAAGTTTCTGGTCATTCAGGATGCTGCCCTACGCGAGTCCCTCGTGCCTCATGCCTGGCATCAGCGGCAGGTCAGCGATGCCTCCCATCTTGTGGTCATGGCTGTGCCGAAGGTCATGGATGAGGCGCACATTGATGCCAATCTCATGCGCATGGCGGAGGTGCGTGGCGGCACCCCAGATGCGCTCATAGGATTTAGGAATATGGTGGTGGGTTTTCGCAATGGGATGGAATCCAAAGGCGAGCTGGAGCAGTGGGCAAAACTGCAGGCCTACATCGCTCTGGGGCAATTCATGATGAATGCCGCTCTCCTGGGGGTGGATACCTGTCCGATGGAAGGTTTTGTGCCAGCCAAGTTTGATGAGATCCTCGGCCTGGACGTTCAGGGTTGGACCGCCGCAGTGCTCTGCCCAGCAGGCTACCGGCATGCGGATGACCGTTACGCCTCTTTGCCAAAGGTGCGCTTTGAAGCCAGTGATGTGATCGAGCATCGGTGAGAGCAGGGGAGTTTAGCCTTCAGCTACGAAGGCTAAACGGCATCCCCACTCTCCCCTGGAGTCGTTATTTCTTCTTCAAAATCACGTCGCCGAGGCTGAACATCGGGCCATAGATGGCATAGATGAGAAAGCCAACCATGACACCGAGGATAAGCATGGTCAGTGGCTCAATGAGCTTGTCGAGAGAAGCGGCCATGTTATCGAGTTCCTCTTCGTAGTCGTCTGCAATCTCGGCCAGCATTTCAGTGCCTGATCCGGTTTCGGAGGCAAGTTCAATGAGGCCGCAGAGGTTGCGACCGTCCGCGCCGAGCCAGTGGGATTCCATGAGGAAACCTTCATGCAAGGTGCGACCCACGCTGATGTGATCCCGCAGGCGGTTGAAGAATTCTTTATAATGGTAATGCCAAG
Protein-coding regions in this window:
- a CDS encoding efflux RND transporter periplasmic adaptor subunit, giving the protein MSFFPTSLRFTLLLALLATTVRAGVVPGLILPLNEVKIGTPVEGLVREMLVDEGDTVEAGQPLVHLADDLEKLDVERAEKMLEKAKFDHDAAQKLLKENIGTREEALRKSIEHDLARIQRDAAIVRVKQKTLTAPMQGVVVSRGKEPGEAVQLHEVLLQIVHIRQVEAQFYLEPAQALTLKMGDQKKLRVPSLPEPREITGEVVFLDPRLDAESGLSRVKFRVDNASLRLKAGMRVEADFAQP
- a CDS encoding efflux RND transporter periplasmic adaptor subunit, producing the protein MTAALSITEVTEEAASSTDDIVPSALRSDLAISHQLFEGRAFAIIKDPLSLKYFRLPAEDYALAGLFDGRRSVREIREAFSRSHPHTGLAQNEAALTQRIVAFATELLTAGFLEATAAGARRQLELQRLRYKPATPWGLFMKALFLKLPLWDPDALLIRMERHMRWIWSWGGFALSMIILLAGIAVFALNFPRISPSLNDFLTLPNLALVWVLTILVKIIHEFGHGLTCKHYGGEVHEMGAMLLVFSPFLYVDVTDSYLFPKRRHRILVAAAGIYIELIIAAIATLLWSVSQPGPTQQLLFNLMLITSVWTILFNANPLMKFDGYYMLTDILGVPNLRAKAQMCVSDLCRRLFFGGVTPPAVERLLPRKNRGWFVLYSIAAQLYLLEITLGIAMIFHYLLEPYGLSWLGDAIGAGAVVSMLIVPVSRFFSQQFSQSAATPGAWRRPLRAFGLLTVVVAGLMFCPWQIKVERPAVLRPLQADWVRAEVPGRLAEINVVAGQTVQAGDAVAVLSNLGLTSDVEKNRFLVERARRQVDLMLGSDAPAYYQQAKAMLAEQEVALAEAERLAARLTLRATESGVVLTPDLERLMAGSLRPGDALCEIAPLQPLQLYIPLNERQARHIRAGQKVELRVSARSSRTYEGQVMEDLKTAPATELPSNLIATLGGDIAAEPDADGKLKPLEVTYGILVSLPNEDISLRPGMTGTARIHGDTLPLWKVLWLNALDFVSLDYRL
- a CDS encoding NAD(P)H-dependent oxidoreductase, which translates into the protein MSSPSEILSALNWRYACKVFDPAQKIPAETWAALEASLVLTPSSFGLQPWKFLVIQDAALRESLVPHAWHQRQVSDASHLVVMAVPKVMDEAHIDANLMRMAEVRGGTPDALIGFRNMVVGFRNGMESKGELEQWAKLQAYIALGQFMMNAALLGVDTCPMEGFVPAKFDEILGLDVQGWTAAVLCPAGYRHADDRYASLPKVRFEASDVIEHR